A region from the Ichthyobacterium seriolicida genome encodes:
- the gyrB gene encoding DNA topoisomerase (ATP-hydrolyzing) subunit B: MDENNNVEEYSAGSIQVLEGLEAVRKRPAMYIGDIGIRGLHHLVYEVVDNSIDEALAGYCNDIHVTINEDNSITVSDNGRGIPTAIHPKEGRSALEVVMTVLHAGGKFNKDSYKVSGGLHGVGVSCVNALSTHLEVLVHRDGKIYQQEYSKGDPKYSVREIGESNITGTTITFKPDMSIFTEEVYNYDVLANRMRELSFLNKKIKLTLYDKRNKDSEGNDVSNVFYSEKGLEEFLNYIDSSREKLMQSTICIEGEAEDIPVEVAMHYNTGYTENIHSYVNNINTHEGGTHLTGFRRALTRCLKKYSEDSGMLSREKIEIAGDDFREGLTAIISVKVMEPQFEGQTKTKLGNKEVSRAVEKIVSDILTSYLEENPHEAKLIVGKVILAARARQAAKKAREMVQRKTVMVGGGLPGKLSDCSEKDPALCEIFLVEGDSAGGTAKQGRDRKFQAILPLKGKILNVEKSMQHKVFDNEEIRNIFTALGVSIGTEHDSKALNLDKLRYHKVVIMTDADVDGSHISTLILTFLFRYMKDLILSGYVYIASPPLYLIKKGSKKEYAWTDSQRDKIVFDFTDGTGRGVNIQRYKGLGEMNAEQLWDTTMNRENRQMRRVSIENDTETDMVFSMLMGDDVLPRREFIEKNAQYANIDA, encoded by the coding sequence ATGGACGAAAATAATAATGTAGAAGAGTACTCTGCTGGCAGTATACAGGTATTAGAAGGATTAGAAGCGGTTAGGAAGCGTCCTGCTATGTATATAGGCGATATAGGTATTAGGGGATTACATCATTTGGTATACGAAGTTGTAGATAATTCTATAGATGAGGCTTTAGCTGGATATTGTAATGATATTCACGTAACCATAAATGAGGATAATTCTATTACTGTTTCAGATAATGGTAGGGGTATTCCTACGGCTATTCATCCAAAGGAGGGCAGGTCCGCTCTAGAGGTCGTAATGACAGTATTGCATGCTGGAGGAAAATTCAATAAAGACTCTTATAAAGTATCAGGAGGATTACACGGTGTAGGTGTGTCTTGTGTTAATGCTCTATCTACACATTTGGAAGTATTAGTTCACAGGGATGGCAAAATCTATCAGCAAGAATACAGCAAAGGTGATCCTAAGTATTCTGTTAGAGAAATTGGTGAGTCCAATATCACAGGTACCACGATTACTTTTAAACCTGATATGAGTATATTTACTGAAGAGGTTTATAATTACGATGTTTTAGCCAATAGGATGAGAGAATTATCTTTTCTCAACAAGAAAATAAAACTCACCTTGTATGATAAGAGAAATAAAGACTCTGAAGGTAATGATGTATCGAATGTTTTTTACTCTGAAAAGGGCTTAGAAGAATTTCTGAATTATATAGATTCGAGTAGGGAGAAGTTAATGCAGTCTACCATATGTATTGAAGGTGAAGCAGAGGATATTCCAGTAGAAGTTGCTATGCATTACAACACTGGATATACTGAGAACATTCATTCATATGTGAACAATATCAATACTCATGAGGGTGGAACTCATCTAACTGGTTTTAGGAGAGCTCTGACTCGTTGTTTAAAGAAGTATTCTGAAGATTCTGGAATGCTTTCAAGGGAAAAAATAGAGATAGCAGGTGATGATTTCAGAGAGGGATTGACGGCTATTATTTCTGTAAAGGTAATGGAACCTCAATTTGAGGGTCAGACCAAAACTAAGTTGGGTAATAAAGAGGTCAGTAGAGCTGTAGAGAAAATAGTATCTGATATACTTACTAGTTATTTAGAAGAAAATCCTCATGAAGCTAAGCTAATTGTAGGTAAGGTGATATTAGCAGCTAGAGCCAGACAGGCGGCTAAGAAGGCTCGTGAGATGGTTCAGCGAAAGACAGTTATGGTCGGAGGGGGTCTTCCTGGTAAATTGTCGGATTGTTCAGAAAAAGATCCAGCTCTATGTGAGATATTTCTAGTCGAGGGAGATTCAGCTGGTGGAACGGCCAAGCAAGGTAGAGATAGAAAATTTCAAGCTATTTTACCTTTGAAGGGAAAGATTCTAAATGTTGAGAAATCCATGCAGCACAAGGTGTTCGACAATGAAGAGATAAGAAATATATTTACTGCTTTAGGGGTTTCCATAGGCACAGAACATGATTCTAAAGCTTTGAATTTAGATAAATTGAGATATCACAAAGTAGTTATTATGACAGATGCAGATGTGGATGGAAGTCATATATCTACCCTTATACTCACGTTTTTATTTCGTTATATGAAAGATTTAATTCTTAGTGGATACGTCTACATAGCATCACCGCCTCTATATCTAATAAAAAAAGGAAGTAAAAAAGAATACGCTTGGACTGATAGTCAAAGAGATAAAATAGTATTTGATTTTACAGATGGAACAGGTAGAGGTGTTAATATACAGAGATATAAAGGTCTAGGTGAGATGAATGCAGAACAACTTTGGGATACTACTATGAATAGAGAAAATAGACAGATGAGACGAGTTAGTATAGAAAATGATACTGAGACAGATATGGTTTTTTCTATGCTTATGGGTGATGATGTTTTACCTAGGAGGGAGTTTATAGAAAAAAATGCTCAATATGCCAATATTGATGCTTAA
- a CDS encoding peptidylprolyl isomerase gives MAALEKIRKKSGLLLVVIGGAMLCFILSDVINSSSSIFNSGKNVIGKIDGNQITYSEFDSKVKKLHQNYSSSRSISNSELVNMVWENELKNSLFGSQYEKLGLIVGHSEIWKSIIKNPQLISNPSFKGEGGDFDENKLKEYLSKIKSDNSSNGKYLWNNWLAFEKEIKESVYLKTYTDMLSFGLYKTALDQDYTKFSRLKDVNASILYLPYSSIPNKDVEISDDEIKKYISENSDMYKRDISRDIQYVKFDVVPSPEDEKKILDSITDVLEGRARVDISFKDVKDVKSFVNTYSAVPYSDKYIFNDEIDSELKDFVSTSGVGAVSQIYKKGDSYNISRIMDIRDLPDSVQASHIVLSHKELRNSVNVRTKSEAKSLADSLLKVLERDSSKFNSFVKGFSDDPNKESNNGDIGWFRYGMTNLEFNDFCFLNKKNEIGVVKTPMGFHIIRIDQQKDFKKAFKIANVSMDIFPSEITENDIYSKAMDFKNKSNNIDEFLSTSESQKLKVEVVEGLSKMEYNLPGIGKQREVIRWAFNGDTKFEQVKLFNSENSYIIAVISGINDKEVARVEDVRSEVSSILRKNKKSKILEDKLIDQIKKGSNDLKGISSSLGESEIDVNINLFDSNIVTDIGNEPKVVGAVIGMEQGQLSNPVIGYSGVFLVRVNNKNFLDKEKLDDAKQVPLVSNGFKFMNFYKLLETLKDQVVVEDNRHSFY, from the coding sequence ATGGCTGCGTTAGAAAAAATAAGAAAAAAGTCAGGGTTACTGCTAGTAGTGATAGGAGGGGCGATGTTGTGTTTCATTTTATCGGATGTAATTAATTCTAGTAGTTCTATTTTTAATTCTGGAAAGAATGTAATTGGTAAAATAGATGGCAATCAGATAACTTATTCAGAGTTTGACTCTAAGGTTAAGAAATTACATCAAAACTATAGTTCATCAAGGAGCATTTCGAATTCAGAATTGGTGAATATGGTTTGGGAAAATGAGTTAAAGAATTCTCTATTCGGTTCACAGTACGAAAAATTAGGTCTTATAGTTGGTCATTCTGAGATATGGAAATCCATAATAAAAAATCCACAATTGATAAGTAATCCTTCTTTCAAAGGGGAGGGAGGCGATTTTGATGAAAATAAATTAAAAGAATATTTATCTAAAATAAAAAGTGACAATTCTAGTAATGGCAAATATCTATGGAATAATTGGTTAGCCTTCGAAAAGGAGATAAAGGAAAGTGTATATCTAAAAACTTATACGGATATGTTGTCATTCGGTTTGTATAAGACAGCATTAGATCAGGATTACACTAAATTTAGTAGATTGAAGGATGTAAATGCTTCGATTTTATATCTGCCTTATTCTTCCATACCGAATAAAGATGTAGAAATTTCCGATGATGAAATAAAAAAGTACATATCAGAAAATTCTGATATGTACAAAAGAGATATTTCAAGAGATATACAATATGTTAAGTTTGATGTGGTTCCATCTCCAGAGGATGAAAAAAAGATATTAGATAGTATAACTGATGTTTTAGAGGGAAGAGCAAGAGTTGATATTAGCTTTAAGGATGTCAAAGATGTGAAGTCTTTTGTAAATACTTATTCTGCTGTTCCTTATAGCGATAAGTATATTTTTAATGATGAAATAGATTCTGAGCTAAAGGATTTCGTATCTACTTCTGGGGTAGGGGCTGTTTCTCAGATCTACAAAAAGGGTGATTCGTACAATATAAGCAGGATTATGGACATTAGAGATCTTCCAGATTCTGTTCAAGCTAGTCATATTGTACTTTCTCATAAAGAATTGAGAAACTCAGTTAATGTTAGAACTAAGTCTGAAGCTAAGTCTTTGGCAGATAGTTTGTTAAAGGTATTAGAAAGGGATTCTAGTAAGTTTAATAGCTTTGTAAAGGGGTTTTCTGATGATCCTAATAAAGAATCTAACAATGGAGATATAGGATGGTTTAGGTATGGTATGACTAATTTAGAATTCAACGATTTTTGTTTTCTGAATAAGAAGAATGAAATAGGGGTAGTAAAAACTCCTATGGGCTTTCACATAATTAGAATAGATCAACAGAAAGATTTTAAAAAAGCTTTTAAGATAGCTAATGTGTCAATGGATATATTCCCTTCTGAAATCACTGAAAATGATATATATTCCAAGGCTATGGACTTTAAAAATAAATCTAATAATATAGATGAATTCTTATCTACTTCAGAGTCTCAAAAGTTGAAGGTTGAAGTTGTGGAGGGTTTGTCTAAGATGGAATATAATTTACCTGGTATAGGTAAGCAGAGAGAAGTTATAAGATGGGCCTTTAACGGTGATACTAAGTTTGAACAGGTCAAACTATTTAATTCTGAAAACAGTTACATAATTGCTGTTATTTCGGGCATTAATGACAAAGAGGTTGCTAGGGTAGAGGATGTTAGGTCAGAGGTTAGCAGTATTTTGAGAAAGAATAAAAAGTCTAAGATACTTGAAGATAAGCTTATAGATCAAATCAAAAAAGGTTCTAATGATTTAAAGGGTATATCTAGTTCTTTGGGAGAGTCAGAGATTGATGTAAATATCAACTTATTCGACAGCAATATTGTAACTGACATAGGAAATGAGCCTAAGGTAGTAGGTGCTGTAATAGGTATGGAACAAGGTCAATTATCTAATCCTGTAATAGGGTATAGTGGGGTATTCTTAGTTCGAGTGAATAATAAAAATTTCTTAGATAAAGAAAAATTAGATGATGCAAAACAGGTGCCTCTAGTGAGTAATGGATTCAAATTTATGAATTTTTACAAGTTGCTAGAGACCTTAAAGGATCAGGTTGTAGTAGAGGATAACAGACATAGTTTTTATTAA
- a CDS encoding YceI family protein, producing MKKILLFLVIVLGALAGYMYFFKGSCHVKDSKTVAESSAAEDVILISDGIKNVNIDDTELEWQGKKVLIDSYHQGSIKLKSGTLNFSGGELKMGEFAVDMSTIEVTDIEDEESRSKLKGHLESEDFFAVGQFPLSNFRSKEVVLKSKNLYLVSGDMTIRGITKPYDFELSISDSNTAIAELAIDRTEFSVNYNSESLLGQIGDKVISNTITLNIKLKF from the coding sequence ATGAAGAAGATATTATTATTTTTAGTTATAGTCTTAGGTGCCCTTGCTGGTTATATGTATTTCTTTAAGGGGTCTTGCCATGTGAAAGACAGCAAGACTGTCGCAGAATCTTCTGCGGCGGAAGATGTGATTCTTATATCTGACGGCATAAAAAATGTGAATATAGATGATACTGAGTTAGAGTGGCAGGGTAAAAAAGTCTTGATAGATAGTTATCACCAAGGAAGTATTAAGTTGAAATCTGGCACTTTAAATTTCTCAGGCGGTGAGCTGAAAATGGGGGAATTTGCAGTGGATATGTCTACTATAGAAGTTACTGATATAGAAGATGAGGAGAGCAGATCTAAGTTAAAAGGACATTTAGAATCAGAAGATTTTTTCGCAGTAGGTCAGTTCCCTTTATCTAATTTTAGGAGTAAAGAGGTAGTGTTGAAGTCTAAAAATTTATATTTAGTATCAGGAGATATGACTATAAGGGGTATTACTAAGCCTTATGATTTTGAGCTCAGCATATCTGATAGTAATACAGCTATAGCTGAGTTGGCTATAGATAGGACAGAGTTTTCTGTTAATTATAATTCTGAGAGTCTTTTAGGGCAAATAGGTGATAAGGTTATTTCAAATACAATCACTTTAAATATAAAGCTCAAGTTTTAA
- the rplU gene encoding 50S ribosomal protein L21, translated as MYVIVDILGYQYKVKKGDKVFVGRINQQENTDISFDKVMLSDNGGKVLVGAPFVDGVKVEAKILSHVKGDKVIVFKKKRRKGYQKSNGHRQLFTQIEVKDILV; from the coding sequence ATGTATGTAATTGTGGATATATTGGGATATCAGTATAAGGTGAAGAAAGGCGATAAGGTTTTTGTTGGACGTATAAACCAGCAAGAGAATACTGATATTTCTTTTGATAAAGTTATGCTATCAGATAATGGTGGTAAGGTTCTAGTGGGAGCTCCTTTTGTAGATGGAGTGAAAGTTGAGGCTAAGATTTTGTCTCATGTAAAAGGTGATAAAGTTATTGTCTTTAAGAAAAAGAGACGTAAAGGTTATCAAAAGAGTAATGGTCATAGACAGTTGTTTACTCAGATTGAAGTAAAAGATATTTTAGTATAG
- the rpmA gene encoding 50S ribosomal protein L27 encodes MAHKKGAGSSKNGRDSHSKRLGVKIFGGQAVIPGNIIVRQRGTRHNPGENVGIGKDHTLFALKEGVVSFDKKKGGKSYVSVVLNT; translated from the coding sequence ATGGCGCATAAAAAGGGAGCTGGAAGCTCCAAGAATGGTAGAGATTCACATAGTAAGAGGCTTGGGGTTAAAATATTTGGAGGACAGGCTGTTATTCCAGGAAATATAATTGTCAGACAACGTGGTACTAGACATAATCCAGGCGAAAATGTGGGTATAGGTAAAGATCATACTCTTTTTGCTTTAAAGGAGGGGGTAGTATCTTTCGATAAGAAGAAAGGAGGTAAGTCTTATGTTTCTGTGGTGCTCAATACTTAG
- the ribD gene encoding bifunctional diaminohydroxyphosphoribosylaminopyrimidine deaminase/5-amino-6-(5-phosphoribosylamino)uracil reductase RibD, which translates to MSTDEKYMRRCIELAYNGVGLVAPNPMVGAVLVLNDRIIGEGWHREYGAQHAEVVAINHAIKNLDNQDLLSDCTLYVNLEPCIHFGKTPPCCDLILKKKISRIVIGSRDTNKHIEGSSIERFKENGQEVRMGVLEEECRYLNRRFFIFYEKKRPYIILKWAQSKDGFIDINRDERINKSPVSISNDLSRQLVHKWRTEEYGITVGKTTVEKDNPKLNSRYWSGKNPVRISLDRELSIPSHYNIYDNSQSTIIFTNRDISSTHNTDFKKIDFSKEILPQILEYLFLKNVQSIIVEGGSVLINSFIESKLWDEIKCFIGLSTLKEGVRAPYIKNATLESTHKVDDDILNIYSNSIN; encoded by the coding sequence ATGTCTACAGATGAGAAATATATGCGTCGTTGCATAGAATTAGCTTATAATGGTGTAGGTTTAGTAGCACCTAATCCTATGGTGGGTGCGGTTTTAGTTTTAAATGATAGAATTATAGGTGAGGGCTGGCATAGAGAATACGGAGCCCAACACGCTGAAGTAGTAGCTATAAACCATGCTATAAAAAATCTAGATAACCAAGATCTTCTGAGCGATTGTACTCTTTATGTGAACTTAGAGCCTTGTATACATTTTGGCAAAACACCTCCTTGTTGTGATTTGATATTAAAGAAGAAAATTTCTAGGATAGTAATAGGTTCTAGAGATACTAATAAACATATAGAGGGGAGTAGTATAGAGAGATTTAAAGAAAATGGTCAAGAGGTTAGGATGGGGGTATTAGAAGAGGAATGTAGATATTTAAACAGGCGTTTTTTTATTTTTTATGAAAAAAAAAGACCTTATATAATTTTAAAATGGGCACAGTCTAAAGATGGGTTTATAGATATAAATAGAGATGAGAGGATTAACAAAAGTCCTGTGTCTATAAGTAATGACCTATCTAGACAATTGGTTCATAAATGGAGAACGGAAGAATATGGCATTACAGTTGGAAAAACTACTGTAGAAAAAGACAATCCAAAATTGAATTCTAGATATTGGAGTGGAAAAAATCCAGTTAGAATCTCATTAGATAGAGAGTTATCTATTCCATCGCATTATAATATATACGATAATTCACAGTCTACAATAATATTTACCAATAGAGATATATCTAGTACTCATAATACAGATTTCAAAAAGATAGATTTCTCCAAAGAGATATTACCTCAAATATTAGAATATTTGTTTTTAAAGAATGTACAGTCTATCATAGTTGAGGGAGGAAGTGTTTTAATTAATTCTTTTATTGAATCTAAACTATGGGATGAAATTAAGTGTTTTATAGGTTTATCAACTCTCAAAGAAGGAGTGAGAGCTCCATATATAAAAAATGCAACATTAGAAAGTACACATAAAGTAGATGATGATATATTGAATATTTACTCTAATTCTATTAATTAA
- the rpsA gene encoding 30S ribosomal protein S1 — MSEDDIKSQIDQQNLQQIEEFDWDAYEAGSESNVTKEQELYTDNFKNVNESEVVSGTVNFLTDREAIIGINFKSEGVISLNEFRYNPKLAVGDIVDVLVEKKEDKSGRLILSHRKARTINSWNRVNSAFENEEIVNGHIKCRTKGGMIVDIMGIEAFLPGSQIDVKAIHDYDEYVDKTMEFKIIKINKEFKNIIISHKALIEADIEDQKKEIISNLEKGQVLEGVVKNITSYGLFVDLGGIDGLVHITDISWNRVSHPSEAVELGETLNVVILDFDKEKNRIQLGMKQLQPHPWDTLDENIKEGDKITGEVTVLLDYGAFIQIAKGVEGLMHVSEMSWATHLRSAQDFLKVGDKVEAVILSINREDRKISLGMKQLSPDPWTDITSKYPLDSTHFGKAINFTNFGVFVELESGVDGLVHISDLSWMSKIKHPSDFIKIGDELEVKILELDVENRKLRLGHKQTKDNPWDKYEDTYSVGTIHTLTIDNLIDKGATINLTDEGLKGFVPSRLLVKEDGSKLEKGDSSEFLVIEFSKDFHKVVLSHTDTFKIKEERSSKDYNAKNKQVERSTLGDLKILSELKKKTTELEENAEK, encoded by the coding sequence ATGTCAGAAGATGATATTAAATCACAAATTGATCAACAAAACCTACAACAAATAGAAGAATTTGATTGGGACGCTTATGAAGCGGGAAGCGAATCAAATGTTACAAAGGAACAAGAGTTATACACAGACAACTTTAAAAATGTAAATGAATCAGAAGTCGTTAGTGGAACTGTAAATTTTCTAACTGATAGAGAAGCCATCATAGGTATAAACTTCAAGTCTGAAGGGGTGATATCCCTGAATGAATTTCGTTACAATCCTAAATTGGCAGTGGGAGATATCGTAGACGTATTAGTAGAAAAAAAAGAAGATAAGAGCGGTCGTCTTATTCTTTCACACAGAAAAGCTAGGACCATAAATTCTTGGAACAGAGTAAACTCTGCATTTGAAAATGAAGAAATAGTAAACGGGCATATAAAGTGCAGAACAAAAGGAGGTATGATCGTCGATATTATGGGGATAGAAGCTTTCTTACCTGGTTCACAGATAGATGTGAAAGCTATTCACGATTATGATGAATACGTAGATAAAACTATGGAATTCAAAATAATAAAGATAAATAAAGAGTTTAAGAATATCATAATATCACATAAAGCTCTTATAGAAGCTGATATTGAAGATCAAAAGAAAGAGATAATATCTAACTTAGAAAAAGGTCAGGTTTTAGAAGGAGTAGTAAAGAATATAACATCATATGGATTGTTTGTAGATCTAGGTGGTATAGATGGATTAGTTCATATTACTGATATCTCTTGGAATAGGGTATCACATCCTAGTGAAGCTGTAGAATTAGGAGAAACATTAAATGTAGTTATCTTAGATTTTGATAAAGAAAAAAACCGTATTCAGTTGGGTATGAAACAATTACAACCTCACCCATGGGATACCCTAGATGAAAATATAAAAGAGGGAGATAAGATAACAGGAGAAGTTACTGTATTACTAGATTACGGAGCATTTATACAAATAGCTAAAGGAGTAGAAGGGCTTATGCATGTATCTGAGATGTCGTGGGCAACACACTTGCGTTCAGCTCAAGACTTTTTAAAAGTTGGAGACAAGGTAGAAGCAGTTATCTTATCCATAAATAGAGAAGACAGGAAGATTTCCCTTGGAATGAAACAACTATCTCCAGACCCTTGGACAGATATAACATCTAAATACCCTTTGGATTCTACTCATTTTGGAAAAGCTATAAACTTTACAAATTTTGGAGTCTTTGTAGAATTAGAGTCGGGAGTTGATGGATTAGTACATATTTCTGATTTGTCTTGGATGAGTAAAATAAAACACCCATCGGATTTTATAAAAATAGGAGACGAATTAGAAGTTAAGATCCTAGAACTAGATGTTGAAAATAGAAAATTACGTCTAGGGCACAAGCAGACGAAAGATAATCCATGGGATAAGTATGAAGATACTTATTCTGTAGGGACAATCCATACTCTCACAATAGATAATCTAATTGACAAAGGGGCAACCATTAATTTAACAGATGAAGGATTAAAGGGATTTGTACCTAGTAGGCTCTTAGTTAAAGAAGATGGTTCTAAATTAGAGAAAGGGGATTCTTCTGAATTTCTAGTAATAGAATTTAGTAAAGATTTTCACAAAGTAGTCTTATCTCATACTGATACGTTTAAAATAAAAGAAGAGAGATCTTCTAAGGATTATAATGCCAAAAATAAACAAGTAGAGAGGTCTACGTTGGGAGATTTAAAAATCCTTTCTGAATTGAAGAAAAAAACAACTGAATTAGAAGAAAATGCTGAAAAGTAA
- the rbfA gene encoding 30S ribosome-binding factor RbfA encodes METIRQKKIGTLLLRDLSEIIRTVLKDNFSNIMITVTNVYVTKDLSLAKVYISIFPSNLTSEIKEMVDSNKNYFKHLLSMRTKKQLRKTPDLKFYVDDSLDYIENIDNILKKHT; translated from the coding sequence ATGGAAACCATAAGACAAAAAAAGATAGGGACTTTACTCTTAAGAGATCTTTCTGAAATTATTAGAACTGTGTTGAAAGATAATTTTTCTAATATCATGATTACTGTGACTAATGTTTATGTCACTAAAGATCTATCTTTAGCTAAAGTTTATATAAGTATATTTCCATCTAATCTCACATCCGAGATAAAAGAAATGGTGGATTCTAATAAAAATTATTTTAAACATTTATTATCAATGCGTACCAAAAAACAATTGCGCAAAACTCCCGATTTAAAATTTTATGTAGATGACTCTTTGGATTACATAGAGAATATTGATAACATTCTTAAGAAGCATACTTAG
- a CDS encoding ABC transporter permease — protein MFNKINVPVYIAKRYFISKNNNNSVNIITSISILGIVIGTFSMLLILSVYSGLEKYSIDIQNNITPDIIITSNTDKFFTLDSIQEQEIKGIKEILYHSKTLVEKAFFTYREKKSIAYLKGVDNNYTNINRLDTLLYKGRYFKYDRKEAIVGSVLSRKMDMSIDGNNYLNVYVPKKGKSVNVLENYFSSNIVNVSGVFLAERDFDSKYVILPIDIVRQILQLDEEYYSGVEFKLRDDQEIDIPSLKSRIHHIVGENFDIKTKREQNEFIYKIINMESFVSYFMLTLILIISMFGVIGSLSILIVEKKEHMRVLFNLGLELRDIKKIFIYEGLIILSVGFVFGTIICFIMCFLQDYYGLITLGKMSSVAYPVNWKWNNFIIVLFTVYIIGYITSYLTVNRMKMMSNTI, from the coding sequence ATGTTCAATAAAATAAATGTACCTGTATATATAGCAAAGAGATATTTTATATCTAAAAATAATAATAATTCTGTTAATATTATTACCTCTATCTCTATTTTGGGAATAGTCATAGGTACTTTTTCCATGTTATTGATATTATCTGTGTATTCAGGTTTGGAGAAGTACAGTATAGACATTCAAAATAATATAACTCCCGATATAATAATAACATCCAATACAGATAAATTTTTCACATTAGATTCTATTCAGGAGCAAGAGATAAAAGGGATAAAAGAAATTTTATATCATTCTAAAACCTTGGTTGAAAAGGCTTTTTTTACTTATAGAGAAAAAAAATCCATAGCTTATTTAAAGGGAGTAGATAATAATTATACAAACATAAATAGGTTAGATACTTTACTTTATAAAGGTAGATATTTCAAATACGATAGAAAGGAAGCCATAGTAGGTTCTGTACTATCCAGAAAAATGGATATGTCAATAGACGGAAACAATTATTTAAATGTTTATGTTCCTAAAAAGGGTAAGAGTGTAAATGTGTTAGAAAATTATTTCTCATCTAATATCGTAAATGTTAGTGGTGTTTTTCTTGCCGAAAGAGATTTTGATTCTAAATATGTGATTTTACCCATAGATATAGTTAGACAGATACTTCAGTTAGATGAAGAATATTACAGTGGTGTAGAATTTAAATTAAGAGATGATCAAGAGATTGATATTCCCTCGTTAAAATCCAGAATACACCATATAGTAGGAGAGAATTTCGATATAAAGACCAAAAGAGAACAAAATGAGTTTATATATAAGATTATAAATATGGAGTCTTTTGTGTCTTATTTTATGCTTACTCTAATACTTATAATATCAATGTTTGGTGTTATTGGCTCTCTATCAATTTTAATAGTTGAAAAAAAAGAACATATGAGAGTACTCTTCAATCTAGGATTAGAGCTAAGAGATATAAAAAAGATATTTATTTACGAAGGGTTAATAATACTTAGCGTAGGTTTTGTATTTGGAACGATCATTTGTTTTATAATGTGTTTTTTACAGGATTATTACGGTCTTATTACATTGGGTAAAATGTCTTCGGTAGCTTATCCTGTAAATTGGAAATGGAATAATTTTATCATTGTATTATTTACAGTTTACATTATTGGGTATATAACTTCTTATCTAACTGTGAATAGAATGAAGATGATGTCCAATACTATTTGA